Proteins from a single region of Methanobacteriaceae archaeon:
- a CDS encoding phosphatase PAP2 family protein, which translates to MDINPPNNSQLKLFEFGTKKKLILLLFAFILWIIAFIAYLSYGFDYYLVASFNSLRTNPFFADFWYIYTKYMLYLVGLPLLTVYLASFKVEILKKYRLVFFLSIMILAIGNPIVDPILKDFFARPRPQVAHLDLNALYYSSGFSFPSGHAFQSFAGTLPLIICFLTDDATFKRSWMKICLALIILIYAISLAFSRILVGVHYLSDVLFGIGFAIILMVILTSLLQWLLHTGKFNLQNEKWYAMIFVILYLSFIIFSWDYLLYFKVYFIP; encoded by the coding sequence ATGGACATTAACCCCCCTAATAATTCTCAACTGAAATTATTTGAGTTTGGAACCAAGAAGAAGCTGATTTTACTATTATTTGCCTTTATTTTATGGATAATTGCTTTTATTGCCTATTTGAGCTATGGATTTGATTATTACTTAGTGGCCAGTTTTAATTCCCTGCGCACTAATCCGTTTTTTGCAGATTTCTGGTATATTTATACCAAATATATGCTTTATCTTGTTGGATTGCCTCTTCTGACCGTTTATTTAGCATCTTTCAAGGTTGAAATCTTGAAAAAATATCGCTTAGTGTTCTTTTTATCCATTATGATATTGGCTATTGGCAATCCTATTGTAGACCCCATTCTAAAGGATTTTTTTGCACGTCCGCGGCCGCAAGTGGCACATCTAGATCTTAATGCCCTATATTACTCCAGCGGGTTCTCGTTTCCCTCTGGACATGCCTTCCAGTCATTTGCAGGGACGCTGCCACTGATAATCTGTTTTTTGACTGATGATGCCACATTCAAAAGAAGTTGGATGAAGATATGTTTAGCATTGATAATTCTTATTTACGCCATATCGCTGGCTTTTAGCCGGATTTTGGTGGGGGTCCATTATCTTTCGGATGTTTTATTTGGAATTGGATTTGCAATCATCTTAATGGTTATTTTAACCAGTTTATTACAGTGGTTACTCCACACTGGAAAATTCAACCTTCAAAACGAAAAATGGTACGCAATGATTTTTGTAATCCTCTATTTGAGCTTTATTATTTTTAGCTGGGATTATCTACTGTACTTCAAGGTCTATTTTATCCCTTAA